In Candidatus Hydrogenedentota bacterium, the following proteins share a genomic window:
- the wrbA gene encoding NAD(P)H:quinone oxidoreductase, with translation MAVNVQIVFYSMYGHVYRLAEAVAEGAREVEGAVVTLYQTPELVPDEALRRAGALDARAAFAHVPVATPEQLADADAIIFGTPTRFGNMCAQMRNFLDQTGKLWMEGKLIGKVGSVFISTATQHGGQETTIASFHTTLLHHGMVVVGVPYSQAALLNMNEITGGTPYGASTLAGHDGSRQPSENELAIARFQGRHVAGIAKKLAAR, from the coding sequence ATGGCCGTGAATGTTCAAATCGTTTTCTACAGCATGTATGGCCATGTCTATCGTCTGGCCGAGGCGGTGGCGGAGGGCGCTCGCGAGGTGGAGGGCGCCGTCGTGACGCTTTACCAGACGCCTGAACTGGTTCCGGACGAGGCGCTGAGGCGGGCGGGCGCCCTGGATGCGCGCGCGGCGTTTGCCCATGTGCCCGTGGCCACGCCCGAACAGTTGGCGGACGCGGACGCCATCATTTTCGGGACGCCGACGCGTTTCGGCAACATGTGCGCGCAGATGCGGAATTTCCTCGATCAGACCGGCAAACTCTGGATGGAAGGCAAACTCATCGGCAAGGTGGGCAGTGTGTTCATCTCGACGGCCACGCAGCACGGCGGCCAGGAGACCACAATCGCGAGTTTTCACACCACCCTGCTGCACCACGGCATGGTCGTCGTCGGTGTGCCGTATTCGCAGGCCGCCCTGTTGAACATGAATGAAATCACCGGCGGCACGCCCTATGGCGCCTCGACGCTCGCCGGTCACGACGGTTCCCGGCAGCCCTCGGAGAACGAGTTGGCCATCGCCCGGTTCCAGGGCCGGCATGTGGCCGGGATCGCCAAAAAACTCGCGGCGCGATAA